A genome region from Brassica oleracea var. oleracea cultivar TO1000 chromosome C2, BOL, whole genome shotgun sequence includes the following:
- the LOC106323006 gene encoding protein SHOOT GRAVITROPISM 5-like isoform X2 — protein sequence MMRTDQDTVVMLDAASNKNTSNTCCVVSSSSSDPFLSSSENVVATTNTSNQKRKRRPADPDAEVVSLSPRTLLESDRYICEICNQGFQRDQNLQMHRRRHKVPWKLLKRDNNIEVKKRVYVCPEPTCLHHDPCHALGDLVGIKKHFRRKHSNHKQWVCERCSKGYAVQSDYKAHLKTCGTRGHSCDCGRVFSRVESFIEHQDNCSIRKVHREPPPPPQATVNVPACSSRTASTTSTPSAETNYGGAVATPLPLEGRPIPIRNSSNDVNLELQLLPLTPNQNPNQENQQHKVKEPSHHRNHHDTTNLNLSIAPSAPSLSHQYNNFDRIKEIMASEQIMKIAMKEKAYAEEAKREAKRQREIAENEFVNAKKIRQQAQAELERAKLLKEQSVKKISSTIMQVTCQICKGQFQAVAVPAAASADETSLVVSYMSSVNTDGEAS from the exons ATGATGAGAACAGATCAAGACACAGTAGTGATGTTGGATGCTGCTTCCAACAAGAACACTAGTAACACATGTTGTGTGGTTTCCTCTTCTTCCTCTGATCCTTTCCTCTCTTCTTCTGAAAATGTGGTCGCTACCACAAACACATCCAATCAGAAGAGGAAAAGAAGACCTGCAG ATCCAGATGCAGAAGTTGTGTCTTTATCACCAAGAACTCTTCTTGAATCAGACAGATACATATGTGAGATCTGTAACCAAGGGTTTCAAAGAGATCAAAATCTCCAGATGCATCGAAGACGTCACAAGGTTCCATGGAAGCTTCTGAAAAGAGACAACAATATAGAGGTGAAGAAACGAGTGTATGTTTGCCCTGAACCCACTTGTCTTCACCATGATCCTTGTCATGCTCTTGGAGATCTTGTCGGGATAAAAAAACATTTCAGAAGAAAACACAGTAACCATAAGCAATGGGTTTGTGAGAGATGCTCTAAAGGTTATGCTGTTCAATCAGATTACAAAGCTCATCTCAAAACTTGTGGCACTAGGGGACATTCTTGTGACTGTGGTCGCGTCTTCTCCAG GGTGGAGAGTTTTATTGAACATCAAGATAACTGCTCCATTCGAAAAGTTCACCGTGAACCGCCGCCACCGCCACAAGCTACGGTGAATGTCCCGGCCTGCTCCTCTAGAACTGCCTCGACCACAAGCACTCCATCTGCGGAAACGAATTACGGTGGTGCGGTTGCTACTCCTTTACCTCTAGAAGGGCGTCCAATTCCTATAAGAAACTCATCAAACGATGTCAATCTCGAACTCCAGCTTCTTCCATTAACGCCAAATCAAAACCCTAATCAAGAAAACCAACAACACAAAGTTAAAGAACCATCTCATCATCGTAATCATCATGATACCACAAACTTAAACCTCTCCATTGCACCATCTGCACCATCGTTATCTCATCAATACAACAACTTTGATCGTATAAAAGAAATAATGGCGAGTGAACAGATAATGAAGATAGCGATGAAGGAGAAAGCTTACGCAGAGGAAGCTAAAAGAGAAGCGAAGAGGCAACGAGAGATAGCAGAAAACGAATTTGTTAATGCTAAGAAGATAAGGCAACAAGCACAAGCTGAGCTTGAGAGAGCTAAGCTTTTAAAGGAACAATCTGTGAAGAAGATAAGCTCGACGATTATGCAAGTTACTTGTCAAATATGTAAAGGACAGTTTCAAGCGGTTGCGGTTCCTGCGGCGGCTTCGGCGGATGAGACATCTCTTGTGGTGAGTTACATGTCATCAGTGAATACTGACGGAGAGGCATCCTAG
- the LOC106323006 gene encoding protein SHOOT GRAVITROPISM 5-like isoform X1 encodes MMRTDQDTVVMLDAASNKNTSNTCCVVSSSSSDPFLSSSENVVATTNTSNQKRKRRPAGTPDPDAEVVSLSPRTLLESDRYICEICNQGFQRDQNLQMHRRRHKVPWKLLKRDNNIEVKKRVYVCPEPTCLHHDPCHALGDLVGIKKHFRRKHSNHKQWVCERCSKGYAVQSDYKAHLKTCGTRGHSCDCGRVFSRVESFIEHQDNCSIRKVHREPPPPPQATVNVPACSSRTASTTSTPSAETNYGGAVATPLPLEGRPIPIRNSSNDVNLELQLLPLTPNQNPNQENQQHKVKEPSHHRNHHDTTNLNLSIAPSAPSLSHQYNNFDRIKEIMASEQIMKIAMKEKAYAEEAKREAKRQREIAENEFVNAKKIRQQAQAELERAKLLKEQSVKKISSTIMQVTCQICKGQFQAVAVPAAASADETSLVVSYMSSVNTDGEAS; translated from the exons ATGATGAGAACAGATCAAGACACAGTAGTGATGTTGGATGCTGCTTCCAACAAGAACACTAGTAACACATGTTGTGTGGTTTCCTCTTCTTCCTCTGATCCTTTCCTCTCTTCTTCTGAAAATGTGGTCGCTACCACAAACACATCCAATCAGAAGAGGAAAAGAAGACCTGCAGGTACACCAG ATCCAGATGCAGAAGTTGTGTCTTTATCACCAAGAACTCTTCTTGAATCAGACAGATACATATGTGAGATCTGTAACCAAGGGTTTCAAAGAGATCAAAATCTCCAGATGCATCGAAGACGTCACAAGGTTCCATGGAAGCTTCTGAAAAGAGACAACAATATAGAGGTGAAGAAACGAGTGTATGTTTGCCCTGAACCCACTTGTCTTCACCATGATCCTTGTCATGCTCTTGGAGATCTTGTCGGGATAAAAAAACATTTCAGAAGAAAACACAGTAACCATAAGCAATGGGTTTGTGAGAGATGCTCTAAAGGTTATGCTGTTCAATCAGATTACAAAGCTCATCTCAAAACTTGTGGCACTAGGGGACATTCTTGTGACTGTGGTCGCGTCTTCTCCAG GGTGGAGAGTTTTATTGAACATCAAGATAACTGCTCCATTCGAAAAGTTCACCGTGAACCGCCGCCACCGCCACAAGCTACGGTGAATGTCCCGGCCTGCTCCTCTAGAACTGCCTCGACCACAAGCACTCCATCTGCGGAAACGAATTACGGTGGTGCGGTTGCTACTCCTTTACCTCTAGAAGGGCGTCCAATTCCTATAAGAAACTCATCAAACGATGTCAATCTCGAACTCCAGCTTCTTCCATTAACGCCAAATCAAAACCCTAATCAAGAAAACCAACAACACAAAGTTAAAGAACCATCTCATCATCGTAATCATCATGATACCACAAACTTAAACCTCTCCATTGCACCATCTGCACCATCGTTATCTCATCAATACAACAACTTTGATCGTATAAAAGAAATAATGGCGAGTGAACAGATAATGAAGATAGCGATGAAGGAGAAAGCTTACGCAGAGGAAGCTAAAAGAGAAGCGAAGAGGCAACGAGAGATAGCAGAAAACGAATTTGTTAATGCTAAGAAGATAAGGCAACAAGCACAAGCTGAGCTTGAGAGAGCTAAGCTTTTAAAGGAACAATCTGTGAAGAAGATAAGCTCGACGATTATGCAAGTTACTTGTCAAATATGTAAAGGACAGTTTCAAGCGGTTGCGGTTCCTGCGGCGGCTTCGGCGGATGAGACATCTCTTGTGGTGAGTTACATGTCATCAGTGAATACTGACGGAGAGGCATCCTAG